In Microplitis demolitor isolate Queensland-Clemson2020A chromosome 9, iyMicDemo2.1a, whole genome shotgun sequence, one genomic interval encodes:
- the LOC103579328 gene encoding COMM domain-containing protein 8, with product MELENLNSYLSNPSNENLFTQFFHGCIDEICGYPGPNYQQFVNIGWSNDEYKYFHKYIIKLFKNPLVLYCDTTKMPQEFLELPENIKTKIISCVNVRLDTLTSALITEVSQREKSTVTDFDWRVKMIMGSSHVASLKLPVVQLDLLVKEKNIKDIINVEMDRDQLDCFIKTLEAVL from the exons atggaacttgaaaatttaaactcataTTTATCTAAtccttcaaatgaaaatttatttactcag ttTTTCCATGGATGTATTGATGAAATTTGCGGTTACCCTGGACCAAATTATCAGCAATTTGTAAATATAGGTTGGAGTAAcgatgaatataaatattttcataaatatattattaaattattcaaaaatccTCTGGTACTTTACTGTGATACGAcgaag ATGCCGCAAGAATTTCTCGAGTTGCCtgaaaacataaaaacaaaaataatatcatgTGTGAATGTGCGACTAGACACACTAACGAGCGCATTGATAACAGAAGTGTCCCAAAGAGAAAAGTCGACGGTGACTGACTTTGACTGGAGAGTGAAAATGATCATGGGCTCGAGCCATGTCGCCTCTTTGAAGCTGCCGGTTGTCCAACTGGACCTTCTtgttaaggaaaaaaatataaaagatatcATCAATGTCGAGATGGATCGTGACCAGTTggattgttttattaaaacactTGAAGCTgttctttga
- the LOC103579136 gene encoding PIH1 domain-containing protein 1-like, with translation MSNILEVDESIINKNLLLPENIKQDEDLNSLLKSFESPVASVTFKPFPGLCIKAKTDSNDKVFINLCHTSEIPPPVDITDQEFHALLDEDPPSWSIPMSVGYERFESAKDGIKCPTYDIAINTNYFNKCQKEKHFLTFTIWTILSAIEAKYNKTLNAENYVVLKNRKVTGTLHEHRVEKREAKKPGQLIAEKKKPLIEEICDKKTGDNRSKNEEESFVLLREPKDGQMLKSIGYFKLPNKLVDDKDIKVEVNQERVVVGVDKFHYLVDVFVPFSIKTDKVVANYDPNLQVLRLDMPVQLE, from the exons atgtcaaaTATATTAGAAGTCGACGAgtcgataataaataaaaatttgttgctgccagaaaatataaaacaagaTGAAGACTTGAACAGTTTGTTAAAAAGTTTTGAGTCTCCAGTAGCCTCAGTGACATTCAAACCATTTCCTGGACTTTGCATAAAAGCAAAAACTGACAGCAATGacaaagtatttataaatttatgtcataCTTCAGAAATACCACCGCCTGTTGATATAACAGACCAAGAATTCCATGCTCTGCTTGATGAAGATCCGCCATCCTGGTCCATACCCATGAGCGTCGGCTACGAGAGGTTTGAATCCGCAAAAGACGGGATCAAGTGTCCGACTTATGACATCGCCATCAACACAAATTATTTCAACAAATGTCAGAAGGAAAAACATTTTCTGACATTTACTATCTGGACAATTCTGTCTGCCATCGAAGCCAAGTACAACAAGACCCTCAATGCTGAGAACTACGTCGTGCTGAAGAACCGGAAGGTCACTGGAACTCTGCACGAGCATCGGGTAGAGAAGCGCGAGGCCAAGAAACCTGGACAGTTGATTGCCGAGAAGAAGAAGCCGCTGATTGAGGAAATATGTGACAAGAAGACTGGAGATAACAGGAGCAAGAATGAAGAGGAATCTTTTGTGCTGCTGAGAGAACCCAAGGATGGGCAGATGTTGAAGAGCATCGGGTATTTCAAGCTGCCTAATAAGCTGGTTGATGACAAAGACATCAAAGTTGAGGTCAATCAGGAGAGAGTTGTCGTGGGCgttgataaatttcattatttggtTGATGTCTTTGTACCTTTTAGTATTAAAACTGATAAAGTTGTTGCTAATTATGACCCTAACTtacag GTTTTGAGATTGGATATGCCGGTTCAATTGGAATAA
- the LOC103579319 gene encoding sphingosine-1-phosphate phosphatase 2 — protein sequence MNSFINYLKEPELVAEIQKFFGVEYKENLPKKKNIKNGEINGESKVNCDEDTNGCLLRNDINLCDIRDDKNNYCKNLYKDNNYDDDGNKITKVEKLTIINNYYWYYLFLFSTELGDEIFYTTFIPFMFWNIDALVGRRVVLVWGIIMTIGQVLKDVIRWPRPACPPAIRLQNKWSQEYGMPSTHAAISVAIPFSILIFTINRYSYSVPVGLIIVTTWCTLICLSRLYLGMHTVLDIIAGLLLAIVLMIVLVPIVRTIDYYLVTNFIVVVIFIIICVLTIVYYPCSDRWTPTRGDSAMVVAVTSGIHFGAWLNYKTGLILPPIESPPYQINLPSYQTVIVILLRTFLGFSIIVLSKIIIKKITYRVISGILNLDADVLMKSENSLENRWKIVTDLTYKFIFCFIFGVLTIHYLPQLFSAVGIGRKEFYYEF from the exons atgaatagtttcataaattatttaaaagaaccAGAGCTGGTGgcagaaattcaaaaattttttggtgtcgagtataaggaaaatttaccaaaaaaaaaaaatatcaaaaatggaGAAATAAATGGAGAAAGTAAAGTAAATTGTGATGAAGATACAAATGGATGTTTGTTGAgaaatgatattaatttatgtgacataagagatgataaaaataattattgtaaaaatttatataaagataataattatgatgatgatgggaATAAGATAACCAAAGTTGAAAagttgacaataataaataattattattggtactatttatttttgtttagtaCTGAGCTTggtgatgaaattttttacacgacGTTCATACCCTTTATGTTTTGGAACATCGACGCGCTTGTTGGCCGCAGAGTTGTTCTAGTATGGGGTATTATTATGACAAtag gTCAAGTACTGAAAGATGTAATACGTTGGCCTAGACCAGCATGTCCACCAGCAATAAGATTACAGAATAAATGGTCTCAGGAATATGGAATGCCGTCAACACACGCGGCAATAAGTGTCGCTATTCCATTTAgcatattaatatttactatcaatCGTTACAGTTACTCTGTACCGGTAGgattaataattgttactacatg GTGTACGTTAATTTGCCTAAGCCGCCTTTATCTCGGCATGCACACGGTACTAGATATAATCGCAGGTTTATTACTAGCGATAGTACTCATGATAGTGCTGGTACCGATAGTTAGaactattgattattatttagtaactAATTTCATAGTTGTCgtgatatttatcatcatttgtGTTCTTACTATCGTGTATTATCCTTGCAGTGATCGCTGGACACCCAcaag aggtGACTCTGCAATGGTGGTAGCAGTGACGTCAGGAATTCATTTTGGAGCCTGGCTCAACTACAAGACTGGACTAATATTACCTCCAATAGAATCACCGCcttatcaaattaatttaccgTCATATCAAACCGTCATAGTGATTTTACTCAGGACATTTTTAGGATTTTCAATTATAGtactaagtaaaataataattaaaaaaataacttaccgAGTAATAAGCGGGATTTTAAATCTAGACGCCGACGTGTTAATGAAAAGTGAAAATTCTCTCGAAAACCGTTGGAAAATAGTCACCGACTtgacttataaatttatattttgttttatcttCGGGGTTCTTACGATTCATTATCTCCCGCAGTTATTTTCGGCAGTGGGCATTGGACGCAAAGAATTCTACTAtgaattttaa